The following are encoded in a window of Planctomycetaceae bacterium genomic DNA:
- a CDS encoding dihydrodipicolinate synthase family protein translates to MNKRSFNGIIPALYTCFEDSGSVNYKETARLAKWLVKKGCGGFYLCGTTGSGLLLSKEEREKILESVAESVNGDVPIMVHVGSMATKDAVELAKHAAGIKGVCGISSLPPQYYPVGFDDEIANLSIIAEATDIPFYPYLFESTVNKYGVDNLINGFAKIPNMAGIKAFVADLSIHQAIVNNGPAHWQLFHGFDQCLLQALSIPQITAVIGSTYNVVPEIVIEIFNAIKNNDYKKGSALSCEFRKYWLSIQGYSFLGFGSYFLKKRGFRMGQPRLPLRWPDNDEIIVVENRMQKSGFNLENGGIM, encoded by the coding sequence ATGAATAAAAGAAGTTTTAATGGCATAATTCCTGCCCTTTATACATGTTTTGAAGATAGTGGCAGTGTTAACTATAAAGAAACTGCAAGGCTTGCCAAATGGTTAGTTAAAAAGGGGTGCGGAGGATTTTATTTGTGCGGTACAACGGGAAGTGGATTGCTTCTTAGTAAAGAAGAACGGGAAAAAATTCTCGAATCTGTTGCAGAATCTGTTAATGGTGATGTGCCAATTATGGTGCATGTAGGTTCAATGGCAACAAAAGATGCAGTAGAATTAGCGAAACATGCTGCGGGAATAAAAGGAGTATGTGGTATTAGTTCGCTGCCTCCGCAATATTATCCAGTCGGCTTTGATGATGAAATAGCAAATCTTTCTATTATTGCCGAAGCTACGGATATTCCATTTTATCCCTATTTATTTGAGTCAACAGTCAACAAATATGGAGTGGATAATTTAATCAATGGTTTTGCAAAAATACCAAATATGGCAGGAATAAAAGCTTTTGTTGCGGATTTGTCTATACATCAGGCAATAGTTAACAATGGTCCCGCACATTGGCAATTATTTCATGGGTTTGATCAATGCCTTTTACAGGCATTATCGATTCCTCAGATAACAGCCGTAATAGGTTCAACATATAATGTAGTACCTGAAATTGTTATTGAAATTTTCAATGCAATTAAAAACAATGATTATAAAAAAGGCAGTGCGCTAAGTTGTGAATTTCGCAAGTATTGGCTCTCTATACAAGGCTACTCATTTCTTGGCTTTGGCAGCTACTTTCTCAAAAAACGTGGTTTCAGAATGGGCCAGCCTAGGCTTCCACTTCGATGGCCTGATAATGATGAGATCATTGTGGTTGAAAACCGCATGCAAAAGTCTGGTTTTAATTTGGAAAACGGCGGCATAATGTAA
- a CDS encoding LacI family transcriptional regulator has product MQIDELKTTLKKKKPSLINVAELAKVSPVTVARTFAGSAPVAEKTRQSVEAAARELGYKPNLLARGLRGGRTQTIGVLWSLGGPPAAVQMTRNLTIRVQRRGYVPSVMDNIFDDVEIAKTLEDYSHRGIDGIVVEWGPPVPKDKNIFSLLKRFRAAVVVTPSYQGLGVDEVVQDRLGAISAVAEHFAATGRNYPAIIMPLTSAKEKVGAFVQTLEKKGIPLSKIAFVDCPWGPSQVFTQTYYDVLEGRFPKGHTKLPDCLFCGADEGAIAAVAWAKNRGLRVPQDIAIVGFNDNDGLKFMDPPIASISRRNYDVADAIEEMLFGRLEEPQSPVRTKQISMEFIWRESAG; this is encoded by the coding sequence ATGCAAATTGATGAACTAAAAACAACGTTGAAGAAAAAGAAACCGAGCCTTATTAATGTTGCGGAATTGGCAAAAGTAAGTCCGGTAACTGTGGCACGTACTTTCGCAGGTTCAGCACCGGTTGCTGAGAAGACACGGCAGAGTGTTGAAGCTGCGGCGAGAGAATTAGGTTACAAGCCGAATTTACTTGCCAGAGGATTACGCGGAGGCAGGACTCAAACGATAGGGGTTTTATGGTCTTTGGGCGGCCCCCCGGCTGCGGTTCAAATGACAAGAAATCTTACCATTCGAGTGCAAAGGCGAGGATATGTTCCTTCGGTAATGGATAATATTTTTGATGATGTTGAAATTGCCAAGACCCTTGAAGATTACAGTCATCGCGGCATAGATGGCATTGTGGTTGAATGGGGACCTCCTGTTCCAAAAGATAAAAATATATTTTCCCTTCTCAAGAGATTCCGAGCGGCAGTAGTTGTTACGCCAAGTTATCAGGGGTTGGGAGTTGACGAAGTTGTTCAAGACAGGCTTGGAGCGATTTCCGCAGTTGCTGAACACTTTGCGGCGACAGGACGCAACTATCCGGCAATCATAATGCCATTGACTTCAGCGAAAGAAAAAGTAGGTGCTTTTGTGCAGACTCTGGAGAAAAAGGGAATTCCATTATCGAAGATAGCATTTGTAGATTGTCCATGGGGACCAAGCCAGGTGTTTACTCAAACCTATTATGATGTTCTGGAAGGAAGATTTCCGAAAGGCCATACTAAATTGCCAGATTGTCTATTTTGTGGTGCTGATGAAGGTGCAATCGCCGCTGTCGCATGGGCAAAAAATCGCGGCTTGCGTGTTCCTCAAGATATTGCAATAGTAGGTTTTAACGATAATGATGGCCTTAAATTTATGGACCCTCCGATAGCAAGTATTTCACGACGAAATTATGATGTAGCTGATGCTATTGAAGAAATGTTATTCGGCCGTTTGGAAGAACCGCAGTCGCCGGTGCGTACTAAGCAAATTTCAATGGAATTTATTTGGCGTGAATCTGCTGGTTAG
- a CDS encoding SUMF1/EgtB/PvdO family nonheme iron enzyme, with protein MKKYLTVLFVVAVLGSGIVRAEFMDFVAVGDAGNVADTRLVRGAYTFGAVNYDYGIGTYEVTNAQYATFLNSVAADDIYGLYNENMGSSSYAYRGGITRSGSAGSYTYSTISGRENMPVNWVSWVSTARFANWMNNGMQNDASTTEYGAYDDPFLEPATHNANAKYWIPTADEFYKAAYYKGGGTDAGYWIYPTQSDSTPVGGPDGASYPATNRINYQADNYDFGEGYDQGDLVAVGNYSLSSSAYGAFDMGGNVFEWNEGYALGGYPDTYRWRNGGNFLQNSASEVSYDSLSVAIAANGQRVTGFRIACDPTMVPEPTTICLMSAGLIGLLRKRK; from the coding sequence ATGAAAAAGTATTTAACAGTTTTGTTTGTAGTAGCAGTACTTGGAAGCGGGATTGTAAGGGCTGAGTTTATGGACTTTGTTGCAGTTGGCGATGCCGGCAATGTGGCTGACACGCGTTTAGTCAGAGGGGCTTATACCTTTGGTGCGGTAAATTATGATTATGGTATTGGCACCTACGAGGTAACTAATGCGCAGTATGCGACATTCCTGAATTCGGTTGCAGCAGATGATATATATGGCCTATATAATGAGAACATGGGAAGTTCCTCCTACGCTTATAGAGGTGGAATAACCCGAAGCGGTTCGGCAGGGTCATATACATACAGCACGATTTCGGGACGTGAAAATATGCCCGTAAACTGGGTTAGTTGGGTATCAACGGCAAGATTTGCAAATTGGATGAACAATGGTATGCAGAATGACGCATCTACTACAGAATATGGCGCATATGACGATCCTTTCCTCGAACCAGCGACGCATAACGCAAATGCCAAATACTGGATTCCTACTGCGGATGAATTTTATAAGGCTGCATATTATAAAGGCGGCGGCACAGACGCAGGTTACTGGATATACCCAACACAAAGCGATTCTACGCCTGTTGGTGGTCCAGATGGAGCGAGTTATCCCGCAACAAACCGAATTAATTATCAAGCGGACAATTATGATTTCGGTGAAGGTTATGACCAGGGTGATTTAGTTGCTGTTGGTAACTACTCTCTATCATCAAGTGCCTATGGTGCGTTTGATATGGGCGGAAATGTATTCGAGTGGAATGAAGGTTATGCACTGGGTGGATATCCGGATACATACAGATGGCGTAATGGCGGCAATTTCCTGCAGAATTCAGCAAGTGAAGTATCTTATGATTCATTGAGCGTAGCAATTGCAGCGAATGGACAGAGAGTTACAGGATTTAGAATTGCATGCGATCCTACTATGGTTCCAGAACCGACAACGATATGTCTTATGAGTGCAGGGCTTATTGGTTTATTAAGAAAACGGAAATAA
- a CDS encoding SUMF1/EgtB/PvdO family nonheme iron enzyme: MYKIITICFLGLILGSLSYGATAKKVIQMGYDDPNTALFITNINEMKSQPFDGTGFFAEPLNPTTRNQFSWQCWGTTMFSRSDLQHCIDELNAVSDYGNFTENFLRVTVAADKDVTWFVDWFDDFNSIKANMATATWMIKQGGAKGMFFDIESYSGQLWQYSEQKYKTTKTFAQYQAQVKQRGREVMQAMQAEDPNVLIFLAAAYSYVWGPSQINGNISELPNVQYGLLPAFLDGMLEVAGTGVRFVDGYEGSYKFKTLTEFQNARTAFTTDCLPIVADDAKYVQKYTLGFGLWMDVDHRIGGWYTSPTQQYLNYFNPDEFESALKYALSVADEYVWVYSETLFWWNVHGGNRNIPYTYHAAVRFGRSNEFMEFVPVEDIGNSVDSRPVTFIGQTFFFGNVPYKYQIGKYEVTNAQYCAFLNAVAASDPHELYYYDPLFEMNPNGDSSYPNRGGIERSGSDGSYTYSTIPGRAHLPVNWVSWRSAARFANWMHNGRLNDASTTEYGAYDASTFNEVNPNPNGWGKTDQLTHFPNAKYWIPKTNEWYKAAFYKSGGTNAGYWTYPTQSDTAPAPGPFDIDFNRANHTADNFDFGEGVDHGDMVSVGFYTASPGAYGTFDMGGNVFELMEEWAPAGYENNLRRRHGGAWCHDYSYLMYNTLSYDYWGPYLDTGFRLAFSGPQCVEPIVGDIYPDCKIDFMDMAKMVESWLECSRVPQSECY, encoded by the coding sequence ATGTATAAAATAATAACGATTTGTTTTTTGGGGTTAATTCTTGGGAGTTTGAGTTACGGTGCAACTGCAAAAAAAGTGATTCAAATGGGATATGATGACCCAAATACCGCTTTATTTATAACGAATATAAATGAAATGAAGAGTCAGCCGTTTGATGGAACTGGTTTTTTTGCTGAACCATTGAACCCAACGACAAGGAATCAATTCAGTTGGCAGTGCTGGGGAACGACGATGTTTAGCCGTTCTGATTTGCAGCATTGCATCGACGAACTTAATGCAGTCAGCGATTATGGTAATTTTACGGAAAACTTCTTAAGAGTTACTGTCGCGGCAGATAAGGATGTTACATGGTTTGTAGACTGGTTCGATGATTTCAATTCCATCAAAGCCAATATGGCAACCGCAACGTGGATGATAAAGCAGGGTGGCGCTAAGGGTATGTTTTTCGATATCGAATCTTATTCCGGCCAGCTCTGGCAATATTCAGAACAAAAATATAAAACTACAAAAACTTTTGCGCAATACCAGGCACAGGTCAAGCAGCGCGGCCGTGAAGTAATGCAGGCAATGCAGGCTGAAGACCCAAATGTACTCATTTTCTTAGCAGCCGCTTATAGTTATGTTTGGGGTCCGAGCCAAATAAACGGTAATATATCAGAACTGCCCAACGTTCAATATGGTTTGCTTCCTGCATTCCTCGATGGTATGCTTGAAGTAGCCGGTACGGGCGTGAGATTTGTCGATGGTTATGAAGGCTCTTATAAATTTAAAACTCTGACAGAATTCCAAAACGCAAGAACTGCATTTACAACAGACTGTCTGCCGATTGTTGCTGATGATGCTAAATATGTGCAGAAGTATACATTAGGTTTTGGTTTGTGGATGGATGTCGATCATAGGATTGGGGGCTGGTATACAAGTCCTACCCAGCAGTATTTAAATTATTTCAATCCTGATGAATTTGAATCTGCTTTGAAATATGCGTTGAGTGTTGCTGATGAATATGTCTGGGTTTATTCAGAGACACTTTTCTGGTGGAATGTTCATGGTGGTAACAGGAATATACCATACACTTATCACGCAGCAGTTCGATTTGGCCGGTCGAATGAGTTTATGGAGTTTGTACCTGTCGAAGATATTGGCAATTCAGTGGATTCACGGCCTGTAACATTTATAGGACAAACATTCTTTTTTGGAAATGTGCCATATAAATATCAAATTGGAAAATATGAGGTGACTAACGCACAATATTGTGCTTTTTTAAACGCGGTTGCTGCAAGTGATCCTCATGAATTATATTATTATGATCCTTTATTTGAAATGAATCCCAACGGAGATTCGAGTTATCCCAACAGAGGCGGTATCGAGCGCAGCGGTTCTGATGGCAGTTATACCTATAGTACAATTCCAGGCAGGGCACATCTGCCAGTTAACTGGGTAAGCTGGCGTTCGGCTGCGAGATTTGCCAACTGGATGCACAATGGAAGGCTCAATGATGCCAGCACCACCGAATATGGGGCTTATGATGCAAGTACTTTCAATGAAGTAAATCCTAATCCCAACGGTTGGGGCAAAACTGATCAGTTGACACATTTTCCAAATGCCAAGTATTGGATACCTAAAACGAATGAATGGTATAAGGCGGCATTTTATAAAAGCGGCGGCACCAATGCCGGCTACTGGACATATCCAACACAGAGCGACACTGCTCCTGCACCGGGACCATTTGACATTGATTTTAATCGTGCAAATCATACGGCTGACAATTTCGATTTTGGTGAAGGTGTGGACCATGGCGATATGGTTTCAGTGGGTTTTTACACTGCTTCACCAGGCGCTTATGGAACATTTGATATGGGTGGAAATGTTTTTGAACTAATGGAGGAATGGGCTCCTGCGGGTTATGAAAACAATTTGCGCAGAAGGCATGGAGGCGCATGGTGTCATGATTATTCATATTTGATGTATAATACTTTGAGTTATGATTATTGGGGACCGTATTTGGATACAGGATTCAGGCTGGCATTCAGCGGCCCGCAATGTGTAGAGCCAATTGTAGGCGATATATATCCTGACTGTAAGATTGATTTTATGGACATGGCAAAGATGGTTGAAAGTTGGCTCGAATGCAGTCGAGTTCCGCAAAGCGAATGTTATTAA
- a CDS encoding formylglycine-generating enzyme family protein has protein sequence MKKQLIALCSVSFIALFCAGSLKADFMDFVVVGDPCNASDTRLVRNTLWGNVNYLYKIGKYEVTNNQYVAFLCAVASKDDPHSLYNTNMANPVYPTRGGIVRGGSPGAYIYGLNGGYGDKPVNWVSWRSAARFANWMHNGMLNDSNTTEYGVYSNIDSEPTTVTHNADAKFWITTANEWYKAAFYKGGANAGYWTYTTQSNSAPVGGPLPTDPDNKKVNYQANGFDWGDGVGYGKTTFVGTYYESPGPYGTFDQGGNLYEWNEGRVPTFPATYRIRNGGSFLKDAASDVSYASMHYAIATATNNETGFRLSTIFTGCLTAFPGDLNGDCKVDFTDFALLASHWAECNLDPAEACN, from the coding sequence ATGAAAAAGCAATTAATAGCTTTATGTTCTGTATCTTTTATCGCATTGTTTTGTGCTGGAAGTTTAAAAGCTGATTTCATGGATTTTGTTGTAGTTGGAGATCCATGCAATGCATCGGATACACGTTTAGTTCGTAATACACTGTGGGGCAATGTAAACTATTTGTACAAAATTGGAAAATACGAAGTTACAAATAATCAGTACGTAGCCTTTTTGTGTGCGGTTGCTTCAAAAGACGATCCTCATAGCTTATATAATACAAATATGGCCAATCCCGTATATCCAACCAGAGGAGGAATAGTTAGAGGCGGTTCTCCAGGAGCATATATATACGGACTTAATGGCGGATATGGTGATAAACCAGTTAACTGGGTCAGTTGGCGTTCAGCAGCGAGATTTGCCAATTGGATGCATAATGGAATGCTAAACGACTCAAATACCACTGAATATGGCGTTTATTCGAATATTGATTCAGAACCGACGACTGTAACTCATAATGCAGACGCAAAATTCTGGATTACAACAGCAAATGAATGGTATAAAGCGGCATTTTACAAAGGCGGCGCCAACGCAGGCTATTGGACATACACAACCCAAAGTAATTCAGCGCCTGTCGGCGGACCGTTACCTACAGACCCTGATAACAAAAAAGTTAATTATCAAGCTAACGGTTTTGATTGGGGAGACGGTGTAGGTTATGGCAAGACGACATTTGTTGGAACATATTACGAATCACCAGGGCCGTATGGTACTTTTGACCAGGGCGGCAATCTCTATGAATGGAATGAAGGCAGAGTTCCAACTTTTCCTGCAACCTATCGTATACGAAATGGCGGTTCTTTTCTTAAAGATGCTGCAAGTGATGTTTCGTATGCCTCAATGCATTATGCGATTGCAACAGCCACAAACAATGAGACTGGTTTTAGACTCTCGACCATTTTTACTGGTTGCTTGACAGCATTCCCAGGTGATCTGAATGGCGATTGCAAAGTTGACTTTACGGATTTTGCGTTGTTAGCATCTCATTGGGCCGAGTGCAATTTGGACCCTGCAGAAGCATGCAATTAA